A region of Bacteroidota bacterium DNA encodes the following proteins:
- a CDS encoding PaaI family thioesterase yields MSAQFTVLNPNYKELIVEKLIGQRFMHHIGFELDRIEPGLVTAGMLIEEHILQQTNFVHGGATSTLADLVMGFAAYTLVDVGQVVLTADLRVSYLNPGQGDKITAKGFVIKAGRKMIFCESEVYCEKKGVQTIIAKASATMCVVNLIEIGL; encoded by the coding sequence ATGTCAGCACAATTCACTGTTTTAAATCCGAATTACAAAGAGCTAATAGTTGAAAAACTAATTGGGCAGCGGTTTATGCACCATATCGGTTTTGAGCTCGACCGCATAGAGCCTGGATTGGTAACAGCGGGGATGCTTATAGAAGAGCATATTTTGCAGCAAACAAATTTTGTACATGGCGGTGCTACTTCCACGCTAGCCGATTTAGTAATGGGCTTTGCAGCTTATACTTTGGTTGATGTGGGACAAGTAGTATTAACAGCCGACCTACGTGTATCATACTTAAATCCAGGGCAAGGCGATAAAATTACGGCCAAAGGATTTGTGATTAAAGCTGGTCGTAAAATGATATTCTGTGAGAGTGAAGTTTATTGTGAGAAGAAGGGTGTGCAAACTATCATAGCCAAGGCTTCGGCTACCATGTGTGTAGTGAACTTAATTGAGATTGGGTTGTAG